A portion of the Mycobacterium paraseoulense genome contains these proteins:
- a CDS encoding glycosyltransferase family 2 protein yields MDTAAKYPGAWVVIPAFNEATVIGEVVADVRSVFDNVVCVDDGSTDGTGEIARSAGAHLVRHPINLGQGAAIQTGVEYARKQPGAQVFATFDGDGQHRVKDLAAMVDRLCAEGVDVVIGTRFGAHRGTRPPFVKRVVLQTAARLSRRGRRLGLTDTNNGLRVFNKKVADGLDITMSGMSHANEFIMLIAENHWRVVEQPVEVLYTDYSKSKGQPLLNGVNIIFDGFLRGRIPR; encoded by the coding sequence ATGGACACTGCAGCCAAATACCCCGGCGCCTGGGTCGTCATCCCCGCCTTCAACGAAGCCACCGTCATCGGCGAGGTGGTCGCCGATGTGCGCTCGGTCTTCGACAATGTCGTCTGCGTGGATGACGGGAGCACCGACGGCACGGGCGAGATCGCCAGGAGCGCCGGCGCCCACCTGGTGCGCCACCCGATCAACCTGGGGCAGGGGGCGGCCATCCAGACCGGCGTCGAGTACGCCCGCAAACAGCCTGGGGCGCAGGTGTTCGCCACCTTCGACGGCGACGGGCAGCATCGGGTCAAGGACCTGGCGGCGATGGTCGACCGGCTCTGCGCCGAGGGCGTCGACGTCGTCATCGGGACCCGGTTCGGCGCGCACCGGGGCACCCGGCCGCCGTTCGTCAAGCGGGTGGTGCTGCAGACCGCCGCGCGGCTGAGCCGGCGCGGTCGCCGACTTGGCTTGACCGACACCAACAATGGGCTGCGGGTGTTCAACAAGAAGGTCGCCGACGGGCTGGACATCACCATGAGCGGCATGAGCCACGCCAACGAGTTCATCATGCTGATCGCCGAAAACCATTGGCGCGTCGTCGAACAACCGGTCGAGGTGCTCTACACCGATTACTCGAAGTCGAAGGGGCAGCCGCTGCTCAACGGCGTCAACATCATCTTCGACGGGTTCCTGCGAGGGAGGATTCCGAGATGA
- a CDS encoding DUF2304 domain-containing protein — MNWIQVLLIGSIVALLVYLLRSRRNSRSKAWVKVGYVVFVLAGVYAVLRPDDTTVVANWFGVRRGTDLMLYALVMAFCFTTLSTYMRFKDLELRYARLARAVALEGAQEPAEPR, encoded by the coding sequence ATGAACTGGATCCAGGTGCTGCTGATCGGCTCGATCGTCGCACTACTGGTGTACCTGCTGCGGTCCCGCAGGAACTCACGGTCCAAGGCGTGGGTCAAGGTCGGCTACGTCGTCTTCGTGCTGGCCGGTGTCTACGCCGTGCTGCGCCCCGACGACACCACGGTCGTGGCGAATTGGTTCGGGGTGCGCCGCGGCACCGACCTGATGCTCTACGCGCTGGTCATGGCGTTCTGCTTCACCACGCTCAGCACCTACATGCGGTTCAAGGACCTGGAGCTGCGCTACGCGCGCCTCGCCCGGGCGGTCGCCCTCGAGGGCGCCCAGGAGCCCGCCGAACCGCGCTAG
- a CDS encoding NAD-dependent epimerase/dehydratase family protein, whose protein sequence is MRVLVTGAAGFIGSTLVDRLLADGHTVVGLDNFATGRATNIEHLAGDPGFVFVEADIVDADLRAILDEHRPEVVFHLAAQIDVRHSVADPQFDASVNVVGTVRLAEAARLAGVRKVVHTSSGGSIYGTPTQYPTPETVPTDPASPYAAGKVAGEIYLNTFRHLYGMDCSHIAPANVYGPRQDPHGEAGVVAIFAQALLSGKPTKVFGDGGKTRDYVFVDDVVDAFVKAAGEAGGGQRFNVGTGIETSDRQLHSAVAAAVGGPDDPEFHPDRLGDLRRSCLDIGLAERVLGWRPRVRLDDGVRRTVEYFRNAQTV, encoded by the coding sequence GTGCGCGTACTGGTCACCGGGGCAGCCGGATTCATCGGGTCGACGCTAGTCGACCGTCTGCTGGCCGACGGCCACACGGTGGTGGGGCTCGACAACTTCGCCACCGGCCGCGCGACCAACATCGAACACCTGGCCGGCGATCCGGGGTTCGTGTTCGTCGAGGCGGACATCGTCGACGCCGATCTGCGGGCCATCCTCGACGAGCACCGGCCCGAGGTGGTGTTCCACCTGGCGGCCCAGATCGACGTGCGGCACTCGGTGGCCGATCCGCAGTTCGACGCCTCGGTCAACGTCGTCGGCACGGTGCGTCTCGCCGAGGCGGCGCGGCTGGCCGGGGTGCGCAAGGTCGTGCACACCTCGTCGGGCGGGTCCATCTACGGCACCCCGACGCAATACCCGACGCCGGAGACCGTGCCCACCGACCCGGCCTCGCCGTACGCCGCCGGAAAGGTGGCCGGCGAGATCTACCTGAACACCTTCCGCCACCTCTACGGAATGGACTGCTCACACATCGCCCCGGCCAACGTCTACGGCCCCCGCCAGGACCCGCACGGCGAGGCCGGCGTGGTCGCGATCTTCGCCCAGGCGCTGCTATCGGGTAAGCCCACCAAGGTGTTCGGCGACGGCGGCAAGACCCGCGACTACGTGTTCGTCGACGACGTGGTGGACGCCTTCGTCAAAGCTGCCGGGGAGGCGGGTGGCGGGCAGCGCTTCAACGTGGGCACCGGCATCGAAACGTCGGACCGGCAACTGCATTCGGCGGTGGCGGCGGCCGTCGGGGGGCCCGACGACCCGGAGTTTCATCCGGATCGCCTGGGCGACCTGAGGCGGTCCTGCCTCGACATCGGTTTGGCCGAACGGGTTTTGGGGTGGCGGCCGCGGGTCCGGCTCGACGACGGCGTGCGCCGCACGGTCGAGTACTTCCGCAACGCCCAGACGGTCTAG
- a CDS encoding DNA polymerase III subunit delta' — protein MSGVFTRLVGQDVVTAELLAAARAARGDLVHSDADRGTMTHAWLITGPPGSGRSVAALCFAAALQCTSDGEPGCGQCRACTTTMAGTHADVRRVIPEGLSIGVDEMRGIVQIASRRPATGHRQIVVIEDADRLTEGAANALLKVVEEPPPSTVFLLCAPSVDPEDISITLRSRCRHVALVTPPTEAIARVLIDSDGLTPETANWAASVSGGHVGRARRLATDAEARARRERALALVRDAATPSRAYAAAEELVAAAEAEAVVLTADRAEAETEELRTALGAGGTGKGTAGAMRGATGAMKDLERRQKSRQTRASRDALDRALIDLATYFRDALMVSAGAGSVRPNHPDMADRVAALAAHAPPPRLLRCIEAVLQCREALAMNVKPKFAVDAMVATFGQELRD, from the coding sequence ATGTCCGGGGTGTTTACGCGGCTGGTAGGCCAGGACGTGGTGACCGCCGAATTGCTCGCCGCAGCCAGGGCGGCCCGCGGTGACCTGGTTCACAGCGATGCGGACCGCGGGACTATGACACATGCGTGGCTGATCACGGGTCCCCCGGGCTCGGGGCGTTCGGTCGCGGCGCTGTGCTTCGCGGCCGCGCTGCAGTGCACCTCCGACGGGGAACCCGGCTGCGGGCAATGCCGGGCGTGCACGACGACGATGGCCGGTACCCATGCCGACGTGCGCCGCGTGATCCCCGAAGGGCTGTCCATCGGGGTCGACGAGATGCGGGGCATCGTGCAGATCGCATCCCGGCGCCCGGCCACCGGGCACCGGCAGATCGTGGTCATCGAGGACGCCGACCGGCTGACCGAAGGCGCCGCCAACGCGCTGCTGAAGGTCGTGGAGGAGCCGCCGCCGTCGACGGTGTTCCTGTTGTGCGCGCCGTCGGTGGACCCGGAGGACATCTCCATCACGTTGCGGTCGCGCTGCCGGCACGTCGCGCTGGTCACCCCGCCCACGGAGGCGATCGCGCGCGTGCTGATCGACAGCGACGGCCTGACCCCCGAGACCGCGAACTGGGCGGCGTCGGTCAGCGGCGGCCACGTGGGCCGGGCGCGGCGGCTGGCGACCGATGCCGAGGCCCGCGCGCGCCGCGAGCGGGCGCTGGCGCTGGTGCGGGACGCCGCGACGCCGTCGCGGGCCTATGCCGCCGCCGAGGAACTGGTGGCCGCGGCCGAAGCGGAGGCCGTGGTGCTCACCGCGGACCGTGCCGAGGCCGAGACCGAGGAGCTGCGGACGGCGCTGGGCGCCGGTGGCACCGGCAAGGGCACCGCCGGGGCAATGCGCGGTGCCACGGGCGCGATGAAAGACCTCGAACGGCGGCAGAAGTCGCGTCAGACGCGGGCCTCGCGCGACGCCCTGGACCGGGCGCTGATCGACCTGGCGACCTATTTCCGCGACGCGCTCATGGTCTCGGCGGGCGCGGGGTCGGTGCGGCCGAACCATCCCGACATGGCCGACCGGGTGGCGGCCCTGGCCGCCCATGCCCCGCCGCCGCGCCTGCTGCGCTGCATCGAGGCGGTCCTTCAGTGCCGCGAGGCGTTGGCGATGAACGTCAAGCCCAAATTCGCCGTGGACGCCATGGTGGCCACCTTTGGCCAAGAACTGCGCGATTGA
- a CDS encoding adenylate/guanylate cyclase domain-containing protein has product MVVSFRQVPADRYGGIVATPGALPGRISAFVRWVVRTPWPLFSLSMLQADIIGALFVLGFLRYALPPEDRIQLQDLPVLNLAVFGTALVVLFLAGWMVNLKLLMPVFRWQRRDNLLAEADPAATELARSRALRMPFYRTLISMAAWCIGGVVFIIASWSVARFAAPVVAVSTALGAAATAIIGYLQSERVLRPVAVAALRSGVPENVKAPGVILRQILTWMLSTAVPVLAIVLAVMADKASLLHATPEKLFTPILLLALAALGIGFVSTLLVAMSIADPLRQLRWALSEVQRGNYNAHMQIYDASELGLLQAGFNDMVRDLSERQRLRDLFGRYVGEDVARRALERGTELGGQERHVAVLFVDLVGSTKLAATRPPAEVVLLLNEFFRVVVETVGKHGGFVNKFQGDAALAIFGAPIEHPDASGGALAAARELHDELLPVIGSAEFGIGVSAGRAIAGHIGAQARFEYTVIGDPVNEAARLTELAKLEPGHVLASAIAVSGALDAEALCWDVGEVVELRGRTAPTQLARPVKLAGSQESQPVRPVRENVHSEAIGPGF; this is encoded by the coding sequence ATCGTTGTAAGTTTCCGACAAGTCCCTGCCGACCGATACGGTGGGATCGTGGCAACACCGGGAGCACTGCCCGGGCGGATCAGCGCATTCGTCCGGTGGGTGGTGCGTACCCCGTGGCCGCTGTTCTCGCTGAGCATGCTGCAGGCCGACATCATCGGCGCCCTGTTCGTGCTCGGCTTCCTGCGCTACGCGCTGCCCCCCGAGGATCGCATCCAGCTGCAGGATCTGCCGGTCCTCAACCTCGCCGTCTTCGGGACGGCCCTGGTGGTGTTGTTCCTGGCCGGCTGGATGGTGAACCTGAAGCTGCTGATGCCGGTCTTCCGCTGGCAGCGCCGCGACAACCTGCTCGCCGAGGCCGACCCGGCCGCCACCGAGCTGGCCCGCAGCCGTGCCCTGCGAATGCCGTTCTACCGGACGCTCATCAGCATGGCCGCCTGGTGCATCGGCGGCGTGGTGTTCATCATCGCCAGCTGGTCGGTGGCCCGGTTCGCCGCGCCCGTCGTGGCCGTCTCCACCGCGCTCGGCGCCGCGGCGACCGCGATCATCGGCTACCTGCAGTCCGAGCGGGTGCTGCGGCCGGTGGCCGTGGCGGCCCTGCGCAGCGGCGTGCCCGAGAACGTGAAGGCGCCCGGCGTGATCCTGCGGCAGATCCTGACGTGGATGCTGTCCACCGCCGTCCCGGTGCTGGCCATCGTGCTCGCGGTGATGGCGGACAAGGCGTCCCTGCTGCACGCCACGCCGGAGAAGCTGTTCACCCCCATCCTGTTGCTGGCGCTGGCGGCGCTGGGCATCGGCTTCGTGAGCACCCTGCTGGTGGCCATGTCGATCGCCGACCCGCTGCGCCAGCTGCGCTGGGCACTGTCGGAGGTGCAGCGCGGAAACTACAACGCGCACATGCAGATCTACGACGCCAGCGAGCTGGGCCTGCTGCAGGCCGGCTTCAACGACATGGTGCGCGACCTGTCGGAGCGGCAGCGGCTGCGTGACCTGTTCGGTCGCTACGTCGGCGAGGACGTCGCCCGCCGGGCGCTGGAGCGCGGCACCGAGTTGGGCGGTCAGGAGCGCCACGTCGCGGTCCTGTTCGTCGACCTGGTCGGCTCGACCAAGCTCGCCGCGACGCGGCCGCCCGCCGAGGTGGTCCTCCTGCTCAACGAGTTCTTCCGGGTGGTGGTCGAAACCGTCGGCAAGCACGGCGGTTTCGTGAACAAGTTCCAGGGCGACGCCGCGCTGGCGATCTTCGGCGCGCCGATCGAACACCCCGACGCTTCGGGCGGCGCGCTCGCCGCCGCCCGCGAACTGCACGACGAGCTCCTGCCGGTGATCGGGTCGGCGGAGTTCGGGATCGGGGTGTCGGCGGGCCGGGCCATCGCCGGGCACATCGGCGCGCAGGCCCGCTTCGAGTACACGGTGATCGGCGACCCGGTCAACGAGGCCGCCCGGCTCACCGAGCTGGCCAAGCTCGAGCCCGGCCACGTGCTGGCGTCGGCGATCGCGGTCAGCGGCGCACTGGACGCCGAGGCCCTGTGCTGGGACGTGGGCGAGGTGGTCGAGCTGCGCGGGCGCACCGCCCCCACTCAGCTCGCGCGGCCGGTGAAACTGGCGGGATCCCAGGAGTCCCAACCCGTCCGGCCCGTCCGCGAGAATGTGCACAGCGAGGCCATCGGCCCCGGTTTCTAG
- the topA gene encoding type I DNA topoisomerase, whose translation MADPNLKDRESGRAGSRRRLVIVESPTKARKLAGYLGSNYIVESSRGHIRDLPRAAADVPAKYKSEPWARLGVNVDHDFEPLYIISPEKKSTVSELKGLLKGVDELYLATDGDREGEAIAWHLLETLKPNIPVKRMVFHEITEPAILEAAENPRDLDIDLVDAQETRRILDRLYGYEVSPVLWKKVAPKLSAGRVQSVATRIIVQRERDRMAFRSASYWDILARLDASVSDPQAAPPTFTARLSSVDGLRVATGRDFDSLGQLRRADEVTVLDEARATELATGLRGAQLSVASVEEKPYTRRPYAPFMTSTLQQEAGRKLRFSSERTMSIAQRLYENGYITYMRTDSTTLSQSAINAARTQARQLYGEEYVSPSPRQYTRKVKNAQEAHEAIRPAGETFATPDAVRRELDGDEFRLYELIWQRTVASQMADARGTTLSLRIAGRSGERDVVFSASGRTITFAGFLKAYVETVDELAGGEADDAESRLPQLTQGQRLDAIDLTPDGHATNPPARYTEASLVKALEELGIGRPSTYSSIIKTIQDRGYVHKKGSALVPSWVAFAVTGLLEQHFGRLVDYGFTAAMEDELDAIASGQERRTDWLNRFYFGGDHGVADSVARSGGLKKLVGVNLEGIDAREVNSIKLFDDEQGRPVYVRVGKNGPYLERMVTGDDGEPTPQRANLSDSLTPDELTLEVAEQLFATPQEGRSLGVDPQTGHEIVAKDGRYGPYVTEILPAPPEEGPGDAEGGAPAKKGKKPTGPKPRTGSLLRSMDLQTVTLEDALKLLSLPRVVGVDPQTGEEITAQNGRYGPYLKRGTDSRSLATEDQIFEITLDEALKIYAEPKRRGRQAAAAPPLRELGADPATGKPMVIKDGRFGPYVTDGETNASLRKGDDVLSITDERAAELLADRRARGPVKRPAKKAARKKAPAKRAAKRT comes from the coding sequence TTGGCCGACCCAAATCTCAAGGACCGCGAAAGCGGCCGGGCTGGGAGCCGTAGGCGACTCGTCATCGTCGAGTCGCCCACCAAGGCGCGCAAATTGGCCGGCTACCTGGGCTCCAACTACATCGTCGAATCCTCGCGCGGCCACATCCGCGACCTGCCCCGCGCCGCGGCCGACGTGCCGGCCAAATACAAGTCGGAGCCGTGGGCGCGGCTCGGGGTCAACGTCGACCACGACTTCGAACCGCTGTACATCATCAGCCCGGAGAAGAAGAGCACCGTCAGCGAACTCAAGGGCCTGCTGAAGGGCGTCGACGAGCTCTACCTGGCCACGGATGGTGACCGCGAGGGCGAAGCCATCGCCTGGCACCTGCTGGAAACCCTGAAGCCGAACATCCCGGTCAAGCGGATGGTGTTCCACGAGATCACCGAGCCGGCCATCCTCGAGGCCGCCGAGAATCCCCGTGACCTGGACATCGACCTGGTCGACGCGCAGGAAACCCGGCGCATCCTGGACCGGCTGTACGGCTACGAGGTCAGCCCGGTGCTGTGGAAGAAGGTCGCGCCGAAGCTGTCGGCGGGCCGGGTGCAGTCGGTGGCCACCCGCATCATCGTGCAACGGGAACGCGACCGCATGGCGTTCCGCAGCGCCTCCTACTGGGACATCCTGGCTCGTCTGGACGCCAGCGTGTCCGACCCGCAGGCCGCCCCGCCCACCTTCACCGCCCGGCTGAGCTCCGTCGACGGGCTGCGCGTGGCCACCGGCCGTGACTTCGACTCGCTGGGCCAGCTGCGCAGGGCCGACGAGGTGACCGTGCTGGACGAGGCCAGGGCGACCGAGCTGGCCACCGGGCTGCGCGGCGCCCAGCTCTCGGTCGCCTCGGTGGAGGAGAAGCCGTACACCCGCCGGCCCTACGCGCCGTTCATGACGTCGACGCTGCAGCAGGAGGCCGGCCGCAAGCTGCGGTTCTCGTCGGAGCGCACCATGAGCATCGCCCAGCGGCTCTACGAGAACGGCTACATCACATATATGCGTACCGACTCGACCACGCTGTCGCAGTCGGCCATCAACGCCGCGCGCACCCAGGCGCGCCAGCTCTACGGCGAGGAGTACGTCTCGCCTTCGCCCCGCCAGTACACCCGCAAGGTGAAGAACGCCCAGGAGGCGCACGAAGCCATCCGGCCCGCCGGCGAGACGTTCGCCACCCCGGACGCGGTGCGCCGCGAGCTCGACGGCGACGAATTCCGGCTCTACGAGCTGATCTGGCAGCGCACCGTGGCCTCGCAGATGGCCGACGCGCGCGGCACGACGCTGAGCCTGCGGATCGCCGGTAGGTCGGGGGAGCGGGACGTGGTGTTCTCCGCGAGCGGTCGCACGATCACGTTCGCCGGCTTCTTGAAGGCCTACGTGGAGACCGTCGACGAATTGGCCGGCGGCGAGGCCGACGACGCCGAGAGCCGGCTGCCGCAGCTGACACAGGGGCAGCGGCTGGACGCCATCGACCTCACCCCCGACGGCCACGCCACCAACCCGCCGGCGCGCTACACCGAGGCGTCGCTGGTGAAGGCGCTCGAGGAGCTGGGCATCGGCCGTCCGTCGACGTACTCGTCGATCATCAAGACCATCCAGGACCGCGGCTACGTGCACAAGAAGGGCAGCGCCCTGGTGCCGTCCTGGGTCGCGTTTGCCGTAACCGGTTTGCTGGAGCAGCATTTCGGCCGGCTCGTCGATTACGGCTTCACCGCCGCGATGGAGGACGAGCTGGACGCGATCGCCTCGGGTCAGGAGCGGCGGACCGACTGGCTCAACCGCTTCTACTTCGGCGGCGACCACGGGGTGGCCGATTCGGTTGCGCGCTCCGGCGGCCTCAAGAAGCTCGTCGGCGTCAACCTCGAAGGTATCGATGCCCGAGAAGTCAACTCCATCAAGCTTTTTGACGACGAGCAGGGTAGGCCGGTGTACGTCCGGGTGGGCAAGAACGGGCCGTACCTGGAACGCATGGTCACGGGCGACGACGGCGAACCGACGCCGCAGCGCGCCAACCTCAGCGACTCGCTGACGCCCGACGAGCTGACGCTGGAGGTGGCCGAGCAGCTGTTCGCCACGCCGCAGGAGGGGCGCTCGTTGGGTGTCGACCCGCAGACGGGTCACGAGATCGTCGCCAAGGACGGCCGATACGGCCCGTACGTGACCGAGATCCTGCCCGCGCCGCCCGAGGAGGGCCCGGGTGATGCCGAGGGCGGCGCCCCGGCCAAGAAGGGCAAGAAGCCCACCGGTCCCAAGCCGCGCACCGGCTCGCTGCTGCGCAGCATGGACCTGCAGACCGTCACCCTCGAGGACGCCCTGAAGCTCCTGTCGCTGCCCCGGGTGGTCGGCGTGGACCCGCAGACTGGCGAGGAGATCACCGCGCAGAACGGCCGCTACGGCCCATACCTGAAGCGCGGCACCGACTCTCGCTCGCTGGCCACCGAAGACCAGATCTTCGAGATCACGCTCGACGAGGCGCTGAAGATCTACGCCGAGCCCAAGCGGCGCGGCCGGCAGGCCGCCGCCGCGCCGCCGTTGCGTGAGCTGGGCGCCGATCCCGCGACAGGTAAGCCGATGGTGATCAAGGACGGCCGGTTCGGCCCCTACGTCACCGATGGCGAGACGAACGCGAGCCTGCGCAAGGGCGACGACGTGCTGTCGATCACCGACGAGCGAGCCGCCGAACTGTTGGCCGACCGGCGGGCGCGCGGTCCGGTGAAGCGTCCGGCGAAGAAGGCGGCGCGCAAGAAGGCCCCGGCCAAACGGGCCGCCAAGCGCACCTAG
- the cspA gene encoding cold shock protein CspA: MPQGTVKWFNAEKGFGFIAPEDGSADVFVHYTEIQGSGFRTLEENQKVEFEIGHSPKGPQATGVRSV; this comes from the coding sequence ATGCCACAGGGAACTGTGAAGTGGTTCAACGCGGAGAAGGGCTTCGGGTTCATTGCCCCCGAAGACGGCTCCGCAGACGTGTTTGTCCACTACACGGAGATCCAGGGTTCGGGCTTCCGCACCCTCGAAGAAAACCAGAAGGTCGAGTTCGAAATCGGCCACAGCCCTAAGGGCCCCCAGGCCACCGGAGTCCGCTCCGTCTAA
- a CDS encoding DEAD/DEAH box helicase — MASFGSELLAAALAGTAADEHPLRHVAELPPRSGRPHSWPAWAEPDVVRAFTDRGVGSPWSHQSAAAELAHAGRHVVVSTGTASGKSLAYQLPVLNALATDPRARVLYLSPTKALGHDQLRAAHALTAAIPRLHDVAPTAYDGDSPPEVRRFARERSRWLFSNPDMIHLSILRNHARWAVLLRGLRFVIVDECHYYRGVFGSNVAMVLRRLLRLCARYSSAPTVIFASATTDAPGATAAELIGLPVEEVTEDGSPQGARTVALWEPALRADLLGENGAPVRRSAGAEAARVMADLVAEGAQTLTFVRSRRAAELTALGAQARLADIAPQLCGKVASYRAGYLAEDRTALERALAEGRLRGLATTNALELGVDIAGLDAVVLAGFPGTVASFWQQAGRSGRRGQGALVVLIARDDPLDTYLVHNPAALLGKPVERVVIDPANPYILGPQLLCAATEMPLDEAEVRDFGATAVAEGLIDDGLLRRRNGKYFPAAGLEPHGAVDIRGSAGGQIVIVEADTGRLLGSTGVGQAPASVHPGAVYLHQGESYVVDSLDLEDAIAFVHAEDPGYATFAREITDIAVTGTGERARFGPVTLGLVPVTVTHRVVGYLRRRLSGEVIDFIELDMPEQTLATTAVMYTITEEALLRNGIDEPRIPGSLHAAEHAAIGLLPLVASCDRGDIGGLSTAVGPDPAGLPSVFVYDGYPGGAGFAERGFRQVSTWLGATAAAIEACECPRGCPSCVQSPKCGNGNDPLDKAGAVRVLRLVLAELPHEQRSGG, encoded by the coding sequence ATGGCGAGTTTCGGCAGCGAGCTGCTCGCCGCCGCGCTCGCCGGCACCGCCGCCGACGAGCACCCGCTGCGCCACGTCGCCGAGCTGCCGCCGCGAAGCGGCCGCCCGCACAGCTGGCCGGCGTGGGCCGAGCCCGACGTGGTGCGCGCGTTCACCGACCGCGGCGTCGGGTCCCCCTGGTCGCACCAGTCGGCGGCCGCGGAATTGGCGCACGCCGGCCGTCATGTGGTGGTGAGCACCGGGACGGCGTCGGGCAAGTCGCTGGCGTATCAGCTTCCCGTCCTCAACGCGCTGGCCACCGATCCACGCGCCCGGGTGCTCTACCTGTCGCCGACGAAGGCGCTGGGCCACGATCAGTTGCGCGCCGCGCACGCGCTGACGGCCGCGATCCCGCGGCTGCATGACGTCGCCCCCACCGCCTACGACGGCGACAGCCCCCCAGAGGTCCGCCGCTTCGCGCGCGAACGGTCCCGCTGGCTGTTCTCCAATCCCGACATGATCCATCTGTCGATCTTGCGCAACCATGCCCGCTGGGCGGTGCTGCTGCGGGGTCTTCGCTTCGTGATCGTCGACGAATGCCATTACTACCGTGGAGTTTTCGGCTCCAATGTGGCGATGGTGCTGCGCCGGCTGCTGCGGCTGTGTGCCCGGTACTCGTCGGCGCCGACGGTGATCTTCGCCAGCGCGACGACGGATGCTCCGGGCGCGACGGCCGCCGAGCTGATCGGGCTTCCGGTCGAGGAGGTCACCGAGGACGGGTCGCCGCAGGGCGCGCGGACGGTGGCGCTGTGGGAGCCGGCGCTGCGGGCCGACCTGCTGGGCGAGAACGGTGCGCCGGTGCGCCGCTCGGCCGGCGCGGAGGCGGCGCGGGTGATGGCCGACCTGGTCGCCGAGGGGGCGCAGACGCTGACGTTCGTCCGCTCGCGCCGCGCCGCGGAGCTGACCGCCCTGGGCGCCCAGGCGCGGCTGGCCGACATCGCCCCGCAGCTCTGCGGCAAGGTGGCGTCGTATCGGGCCGGATATCTCGCCGAGGACCGCACCGCGCTGGAGCGCGCCCTGGCGGAAGGCCGGCTGCGCGGGCTGGCCACCACGAACGCCCTGGAGTTGGGTGTCGACATCGCGGGGCTGGACGCGGTGGTGCTCGCCGGGTTCCCCGGGACGGTCGCGTCGTTCTGGCAGCAGGCCGGCCGGTCGGGCCGGCGCGGGCAGGGCGCGCTGGTGGTGCTGATCGCCCGCGACGATCCGCTGGACACCTACCTGGTCCACAACCCGGCCGCGCTGCTGGGCAAGCCGGTCGAACGGGTGGTGATCGATCCCGCCAATCCCTACATCTTGGGACCCCAACTTCTGTGTGCGGCAACCGAAATGCCGCTCGATGAGGCCGAGGTGCGTGACTTCGGCGCCACGGCGGTGGCCGAGGGCCTCATCGACGACGGACTGCTGCGGCGCCGCAACGGCAAGTATTTTCCCGCGGCCGGCCTGGAACCGCATGGGGCGGTGGACATCCGGGGGTCGGCGGGCGGCCAGATCGTGATCGTGGAGGCAGACACCGGGCGGTTGCTGGGCAGCACCGGCGTCGGTCAGGCCCCGGCGTCGGTCCACCCGGGCGCCGTCTACCTGCATCAGGGCGAGAGTTACGTCGTCGACTCGCTGGACCTCGAGGACGCCATCGCCTTCGTGCACGCCGAGGACCCCGGTTACGCCACGTTCGCGCGGGAGATCACCGACATCGCCGTCACCGGCACCGGGGAACGCGCGCGGTTCGGGCCGGTCACCCTGGGGCTGGTGCCGGTCACCGTCACGCACCGGGTGGTGGGGTATCTGCGCCGCCGGCTTTCCGGGGAGGTGATCGACTTCATCGAGCTGGACATGCCCGAGCAGACGTTGGCGACCACCGCGGTGATGTACACCATCACCGAAGAGGCGTTGCTGCGCAACGGTATTGACGAGCCGCGGATCCCCGGGTCGCTGCATGCCGCCGAGCACGCGGCGATCGGCCTGCTGCCGTTGGTGGCCAGCTGCGACCGCGGTGACATCGGCGGCCTGTCCACGGCGGTGGGACCGGACCCGGCCGGCCTGCCCAGTGTCTTCGTCTACGACGGCTATCCCGGCGGCGCCGGGTTCGCCGAACGCGGCTTCCGCCAGGTGAGCACCTGGCTGGGTGCGACGGCCGCCGCCATCGAGGCGTGTGAGTGCCCCCGGGGATGTCCGTCCTGCGTGCAATCCCCCAAATGCGGCAACGGCAACGACCCGCTCGACAAGGCGGGTGCGGTGCGCGTGCTGCGATTGGTGCTCGCGGAACTGCCGCACGAGCAGCGATCCGGCGGATGA